In a genomic window of Curtobacterium flaccumfaciens pv. betae:
- a CDS encoding sensor histidine kinase has translation MTSTALPAVPLGQRVWSQTWRVAVAALTGLLTAGLVWPSMDTRGWSDLHVGALILGDVGAGLVALVLLPFRHRAPLVITVVIGALSSVSTLAVGAAGLSLVSLATRRRAVELAVAGAVLLGATLLYDVVLAPPADDMPLWQIMLVGLVGIALLVAIGIGIGQRRALLLSLRERAALLERDQQLREDRAREQERAHIAREMHDVLGHRLSLVALHAGALEYRGPGLTPDETAAAAGVVRAEAHSALTDLRDVLGVLRDPAANGGDEVTGTAPPQPTLVDLPGLLDQARSGGATVRARVDTDGTAVPTAVGRHAYRIVQESLTNARRHAPGELVDVVVETVPGPAIRVVVSNTLADGPAPVDASGHTAGHGLRGLAERARLVGGSFRAGSDDGRVHVVEAVLPWTP, from the coding sequence ATGACCTCGACCGCGCTCCCCGCCGTACCGCTCGGGCAGCGTGTGTGGTCCCAGACCTGGCGTGTCGCCGTCGCGGCCCTGACCGGGCTCCTCACCGCGGGGCTCGTGTGGCCGTCGATGGACACCCGCGGCTGGAGCGACCTGCACGTCGGCGCACTGATCCTCGGCGACGTGGGAGCCGGTCTGGTCGCCCTCGTCCTCCTGCCGTTCCGGCACCGGGCACCGCTGGTGATCACCGTCGTCATCGGTGCCCTCAGCTCGGTGTCGACACTGGCCGTCGGCGCAGCCGGACTCTCCCTCGTGTCACTCGCCACCCGGCGTCGAGCCGTGGAACTCGCCGTCGCCGGCGCGGTGCTGCTCGGCGCCACACTGCTCTACGACGTCGTCCTGGCACCCCCCGCCGATGACATGCCGCTCTGGCAGATCATGCTCGTCGGCCTCGTCGGCATCGCCCTGCTCGTCGCGATCGGCATCGGGATCGGACAGCGCCGGGCGCTCCTGCTGTCCCTGCGCGAGCGCGCGGCCCTGCTCGAACGCGACCAGCAGCTGCGCGAGGACCGTGCCCGCGAGCAGGAGCGCGCCCACATCGCCCGCGAGATGCACGACGTCCTGGGCCACCGGCTGTCCCTGGTCGCGCTGCACGCCGGTGCGCTCGAGTACCGCGGCCCGGGGCTCACCCCCGACGAGACCGCCGCAGCGGCCGGGGTCGTGCGGGCCGAGGCGCACTCCGCGCTCACCGACCTGCGCGACGTCCTCGGGGTGTTGCGCGACCCCGCGGCGAACGGCGGCGACGAGGTGACCGGCACCGCGCCTCCGCAGCCGACGCTCGTCGACCTGCCCGGCCTGCTCGACCAGGCGCGTTCCGGCGGTGCGACCGTCCGGGCGCGCGTCGACACCGACGGCACGGCGGTGCCGACGGCCGTGGGGCGACACGCCTACCGGATCGTGCAGGAGTCGCTGACGAACGCCCGCAGGCACGCCCCCGGAGAGCTCGTCGACGTCGTCGTCGAGACCGTCCCCGGCCCGGCGATCCGGGTGGTGGTGTCGAACACGCTGGCCGACGGACCCGCGCCCGTGGACGCCTCCGGGCACACGGCCGGGCACGGCCTGCGCGGGCTCGCCGAACGCGCCCGTCTCGTCGGCGGGAGCTTCCGCGCCGGCAGCGACGACGGACGCGTGCACGTGGTCGAGGCGGTGCTGCCGTGGACCCCGTGA
- a CDS encoding response regulator transcription factor: MDPVTAPVRVVLVDDDQLVRVGLRMLLSGDDGLVVVGEAGDGLEAEGVIASTAPDVVLMDIRMPRCDGLVATERELRRRPDLAVLVLTTFEGDDLVLGALQAGARGFLLKDTPPHELVQAVRTVAAGRSILSPSVLDRVIAFAAGPRSGQTVAGRGGGPAGPGVGTAPDGAEERRLLALLTEREREVALAVANGASNAQIAADLYVGLATVKTHVGHVYEKFGVENRVQLALVVHAARRGEPSA; this comes from the coding sequence GTGGACCCCGTGACCGCTCCCGTCCGCGTCGTCCTGGTCGACGACGACCAGCTCGTGCGCGTCGGGCTCCGCATGCTGCTCAGCGGCGACGACGGGCTGGTGGTGGTGGGCGAAGCGGGCGACGGGCTCGAAGCCGAGGGCGTCATCGCGTCGACCGCGCCCGACGTCGTGCTCATGGACATCCGGATGCCCCGGTGCGACGGACTCGTCGCCACCGAACGCGAACTGCGCCGACGACCCGACCTGGCCGTCCTGGTGCTGACCACCTTCGAGGGCGACGACCTCGTGCTCGGAGCGCTGCAGGCCGGCGCCCGTGGGTTCCTGCTGAAGGACACCCCGCCGCACGAACTCGTGCAGGCCGTGCGGACCGTCGCGGCCGGACGCTCGATCCTGTCCCCGTCCGTGCTCGACCGGGTCATCGCGTTCGCGGCCGGGCCCCGCTCGGGCCAGACGGTCGCTGGCCGGGGCGGCGGACCGGCCGGGCCTGGGGTCGGCACCGCTCCGGACGGAGCCGAGGAGCGCCGGCTCCTCGCCCTGCTGACCGAGCGGGAGCGGGAGGTCGCGCTCGCCGTGGCGAACGGGGCGTCCAACGCGCAGATCGCCGCCGACCTGTACGTGGGCCTGGCCACCGTGAAGACGCACGTCGGGCACGTCTACGAGAAGTTCGGCGTCGAGAACCGGGTGCAGCTGGCTCTCGTCGTGCACGCGGCCCGGCGGGGAGAGCCGAGCGCGTGA
- a CDS encoding fructosamine kinase family protein, with the protein MAETHVKTFTTADEAAAEAAGLSWLAEAEDTGGTRIARVLGRPTPTVLDLELISDGSPTAAQAERFGRSLAHTHAAGADHWGAPPTEWTRGAALRMGRSRTPFVAADRVPTTWGEFFAEYRIRDFVRRIVDAGGFDHAEAAVFERVASRVQDGTLGSPQPALVGDGPARLHGDLWAGNVLWPTDSSEPTGAVLIDPIAHGGHAETDLALLGLFGLPRLETVLAAYDRESRLADGWQERVELHQLAPLLLHVFLFGGSYTGAALRAAQRYA; encoded by the coding sequence ATGGCCGAGACGCACGTGAAGACGTTCACCACCGCGGACGAAGCGGCAGCCGAAGCCGCCGGGCTCTCCTGGCTCGCCGAGGCCGAGGACACCGGCGGCACCCGCATCGCCCGTGTGCTGGGGCGCCCGACCCCGACCGTGCTCGACCTCGAGCTGATCTCCGACGGCTCCCCCACCGCCGCCCAGGCCGAGCGGTTCGGCCGCTCCCTCGCGCACACACACGCCGCCGGTGCCGACCACTGGGGTGCGCCGCCCACCGAGTGGACCCGCGGTGCGGCGCTGCGGATGGGCCGCTCGCGCACGCCGTTCGTCGCGGCCGATCGGGTACCGACGACCTGGGGCGAGTTCTTCGCCGAGTACCGCATCCGTGACTTCGTCCGCCGCATCGTCGACGCCGGCGGGTTCGACCACGCCGAGGCCGCCGTGTTCGAACGGGTCGCCTCGCGCGTGCAGGACGGCACGCTCGGGTCGCCGCAGCCCGCGCTCGTCGGGGACGGACCCGCGCGCCTGCACGGTGACCTGTGGGCCGGCAACGTCCTCTGGCCGACGGACTCGTCCGAACCGACCGGCGCCGTGCTCATCGACCCGATCGCCCACGGCGGGCATGCGGAGACCGACCTGGCACTGCTCGGGCTGTTCGGGCTCCCCCGGCTCGAGACGGTGCTCGCCGCCTACGACCGGGAGTCACGGCTGGCCGACGGCTGGCAGGAGCGCGTCGAGCTCCACCAGCTCGCGCCGCTGCTGCTGCACGTGTTCCTGTTCGGCGGCTCGTACACCGGGGCCGCACTCCGAGCAGCCCAGCGGTACGCCTGA
- a CDS encoding helix-turn-helix transcriptional regulator — MTTERDDARRTAVLLPGERLGLALDERCPEFTELLLAPPLHGIRPDGHDWLRRRYEQIVPLVLPAALRAVERGEPLDPECLVRLREVAAASADDPQVDVSVVLRGALPAIRVFALVMHTATREHATTIDHAGRTMLAMSRASLVAHELGSCWAEAWAQHRGGASADATTALGTDDIDLVASAPGLDETEERMLALAARGLSNDAIAKETAYSRQAVAWHLGRLMKSWNAPNRTALVSVAFVRGWIRSRRDFRLAARNRPSAIEAAQAGDDAP; from the coding sequence ATGACGACCGAGCGCGACGACGCACGACGGACGGCCGTGCTGCTCCCCGGGGAGCGGCTGGGGCTGGCGCTCGACGAGCGGTGCCCGGAGTTCACGGAGCTGCTGCTCGCGCCACCGTTGCACGGGATCCGACCCGACGGGCACGACTGGCTCCGGCGTCGGTACGAGCAGATCGTCCCGCTCGTGCTCCCCGCGGCACTGCGCGCGGTCGAGCGTGGGGAACCACTCGATCCGGAGTGCCTGGTCCGGCTCCGCGAGGTCGCAGCCGCCAGCGCCGACGATCCGCAGGTCGACGTCTCGGTCGTGCTCCGCGGCGCCCTGCCCGCGATCCGTGTCTTCGCCCTCGTCATGCACACGGCCACCCGCGAGCACGCGACGACGATCGACCATGCCGGCCGGACGATGCTCGCGATGAGCCGGGCATCACTCGTGGCGCACGAACTCGGCTCGTGCTGGGCGGAGGCCTGGGCGCAGCACCGCGGAGGGGCGTCGGCGGACGCGACGACAGCACTCGGTACCGACGACATCGACCTGGTGGCGTCGGCGCCCGGCCTGGACGAGACCGAGGAGCGGATGCTGGCGCTCGCCGCCCGCGGGCTCTCGAACGACGCCATCGCCAAGGAGACCGCCTACAGCCGACAGGCCGTCGCCTGGCACCTCGGCCGGCTGATGAAGTCCTGGAACGCACCGAACCGGACGGCGCTGGTGTCGGTCGCCTTCGTCCGGGGCTGGATCCGGTCTCGGAGGGACTTCAGGCTGGCTGCACGCAACCGGCCGTCGGCGATCGAGGCGGCGCAGGCGGGCGACGACGCTCCCTGA
- a CDS encoding glutamate synthase-related protein produces the protein MNPTSFGLYDPARESSDCGVGFITRLDGTPSHDVIRKGDEALCSIPHRGGKSAEGVGDGAGVSIDLSVEFFSAITGEQLRAGHFGVANCFVPSSDGVDGSDERARAEQTVTDAITAEGLELLLVRDVPVDHSVARPEAEQYQLPIVQWVFRAPSDWDRTEVDAAANRALLAIEAVSYAQAAAERAEHAALYPLSLSARTQILKGRLNSGEVIGYFTDLRDPRHSVRTLYFHTRFSTNTEPHPTMAQPFRLMAHNGELNTDRKNRLSDEALARARTRSIVRPPGQSDSSRLDQTLQSRVFDDGLEIIEAVVSLMPPAWENDRTLTPDVRDMLEYFSLYEEKNDGPAAVIFSDGDVVGARLDRLGLRPLRTVETAEYLMVSSEAGQVEFDADEVVHRGRIEAGGMLVVDHRTGTRMRTGEVLHMLAARRDYGTLLDAARVNLDDVPAPDYERTTSTLGYDGDLSLAGRYVAYSLNQESFRFMLDPMLQNGSERISAMGYGNAINALSDTEGGMAKYFSQRFAQVTNPPLDSIREADGMSMRVALGAKPDGTGTTGRQLVVQSPILGHLDMVRLREQDIVPLERFDMLYVPVPADEQANADAMRGALDALCDAIEAFAARGGGIAVVTDREVSSTHAPLPVILAVAAVNQRLIETGLRLRVSVVAESGQLPSSHHVATALGFGAAAVYSLSARLRAEEKYPAAPAPAGELTATDLALKQFRKAAEKALAKTMGRVGLCTAESYIGGEFFEPNYLDTGDDVLARIFPHMQAPVGGVGFARIAQAATDWHERARTVASEGQVPLLGLFKERSDGAGHSFGVASVRGFGGMTEERPAFERSGDSDALRLLTLGQLDDSFGITDAAYRNTGYDRLSDAEIDAHRITPGYVTFLQTTHDERSRRPAALRDVLALPADVTGIDTAEDFARELGRFSTSGNASVTVRGLSGSRPSDDQDLPGGTERFRLELTSTGTTGALRHAALADGLALLHPGQIDVDAVDDTGVTLRATGAAVALLALLQSAPASVELDEVQPAHEITRTLASGAMSHGALVATAHEAVAHGTNMVGGMSNSGEGGEHHSRYGTIRGSRIKQFASGRFGIWAGYLADPMLEELEIKIGQGAKPGEGGQLPAPKVTVDIAAARGGTPGVELISPPPHHDTYSIEDLAQLIHDCKAARVRVIVKLVSSEGIGTIAVGVAKAGADVINVAGNTGGTGAAAVTSLKYAGRSAEIGVAEVHQALVANGLRQKVTLRCSGAHQTGSDVVTSALLGGDSFEFGTTALMMLGCVMAKNCNVKCPAGLTTNAEAFEGDPRALAQYLLNIAHDVRQILARLGLRSLREARGRTDLLQLLDHPASVGRLDARALLAQVPEKIVADPEYLEKDFHTDDALLERVRTALVDHAQEHVLVHGVLLGNADKSVGGQLGIDLERLLNHELRAEDVQGLPAVTTDDRGRRRLVDGAVTIRTQGSAGQSYGVFNNDGVVLEHTGTANDGVGKSQSGGRIIVRAPGGGSAAQGGNVLVGNFALFGATGGRTFVEGEAGDRFAVRNSGATAVVEGLGDFGCEYMTGGAVFNLGAFGKGLGNGMSGGFLYQYDPSGQVAERASTDSLLVFPVTDTERGAFHEAAARLLLEWHLEATGSALADRLLAEWDTARAHVYVGMPRALLLTQDAGEILAAATRPELLDELATSIATDKLRAFKLDYRDQRTVLDGRAPALGDQGEDMFSLLSSYTVLGVAQDVALERVPGARGAADPRVAEAVKNLVLTEDFSVKQRVVKYLRGTLDRFADDQLATLIAIKRLDDYKRALTQRNNRSMDAPGTTGWIMHQNAKNDGRVREARFDELLATAALEDIARRAPQAPTEAVTA, from the coding sequence GTGAACCCCACCTCTTTCGGTCTCTACGACCCTGCCCGCGAATCGAGCGATTGCGGCGTCGGTTTCATCACCCGTCTCGACGGGACGCCGAGCCACGACGTCATCCGCAAGGGCGACGAAGCGCTGTGCTCCATCCCGCACCGCGGCGGCAAGTCCGCCGAGGGTGTCGGTGACGGCGCGGGCGTCAGCATCGACCTGTCGGTGGAGTTCTTCAGCGCCATCACCGGCGAGCAGCTGCGCGCCGGGCACTTCGGCGTCGCGAACTGCTTCGTGCCGAGCAGCGACGGAGTGGACGGCTCCGACGAGCGTGCCCGCGCCGAGCAGACCGTCACGGACGCCATCACGGCCGAGGGCCTCGAACTGCTGCTGGTCCGTGACGTCCCGGTGGACCACTCCGTCGCGCGCCCCGAGGCCGAGCAGTACCAGCTGCCGATCGTGCAGTGGGTCTTCCGTGCTCCGTCCGACTGGGACCGCACCGAGGTCGACGCCGCCGCGAACCGCGCCCTGCTCGCCATCGAGGCGGTCTCCTACGCCCAGGCAGCCGCCGAGCGCGCCGAGCACGCCGCCCTGTACCCGCTGTCGCTCAGCGCCCGGACCCAGATCCTGAAGGGCCGGCTGAACTCCGGCGAGGTGATCGGGTACTTCACCGACCTGCGCGACCCCCGGCACTCGGTGCGGACGCTGTACTTCCACACCCGGTTCTCGACGAACACCGAACCGCACCCGACGATGGCGCAGCCGTTCCGCCTGATGGCGCACAACGGCGAGCTGAACACCGACCGCAAGAACCGGCTGTCGGACGAGGCGCTCGCGCGGGCTCGCACCCGGAGCATCGTGCGTCCGCCCGGGCAGTCGGACTCGAGCCGACTCGACCAGACCCTGCAGAGCCGCGTGTTCGACGACGGGCTCGAGATCATCGAGGCCGTGGTCTCGCTCATGCCGCCGGCATGGGAGAACGACCGCACCCTGACCCCGGACGTCCGGGACATGCTCGAGTACTTCTCGCTGTACGAGGAGAAGAACGACGGTCCCGCCGCCGTGATCTTCAGCGACGGCGACGTCGTCGGCGCCCGCCTGGACCGCCTGGGCCTGCGCCCGCTGCGCACCGTCGAGACGGCCGAGTACCTGATGGTGTCGTCCGAGGCCGGCCAGGTCGAGTTCGACGCCGACGAGGTCGTGCACCGCGGCCGCATCGAGGCCGGCGGCATGCTCGTCGTCGACCACCGCACCGGCACCCGCATGCGCACGGGCGAGGTGCTGCACATGCTCGCGGCCCGCCGTGACTACGGCACCCTGCTCGACGCCGCCCGCGTGAACCTGGACGACGTGCCCGCTCCGGACTACGAGCGCACGACGTCCACCCTGGGCTACGACGGCGACCTGTCGCTCGCGGGTCGGTACGTGGCGTACTCGCTGAACCAGGAGAGCTTCCGGTTCATGCTCGACCCGATGCTGCAGAACGGGTCGGAGCGCATCTCGGCGATGGGCTACGGCAACGCCATCAACGCCCTGAGCGACACCGAGGGCGGCATGGCGAAGTACTTCTCGCAGCGCTTCGCCCAGGTGACGAACCCGCCGCTCGACTCGATCCGCGAGGCCGACGGGATGTCGATGCGCGTGGCACTCGGCGCGAAGCCGGACGGCACGGGCACCACGGGGCGTCAGCTCGTCGTGCAGTCGCCGATCCTCGGGCACCTCGACATGGTGCGGCTGCGCGAGCAGGACATCGTGCCGCTCGAGCGCTTCGACATGCTCTACGTGCCGGTGCCCGCCGACGAGCAGGCCAACGCCGACGCGATGCGCGGCGCGCTGGACGCGCTGTGCGACGCGATCGAGGCGTTCGCGGCGCGCGGTGGCGGGATCGCGGTCGTGACCGACCGCGAGGTGTCGTCGACCCATGCGCCCCTCCCCGTGATCCTGGCCGTGGCCGCCGTCAACCAGCGGCTCATCGAGACCGGTCTGCGCCTGCGGGTGTCCGTCGTCGCGGAGAGCGGTCAGCTGCCATCGTCACACCACGTCGCGACCGCGCTGGGCTTCGGTGCCGCCGCTGTGTACAGCTTGAGCGCTCGGCTGCGCGCGGAGGAGAAGTACCCCGCCGCACCCGCACCCGCCGGCGAGCTGACCGCGACCGACCTGGCGCTCAAGCAGTTCCGCAAGGCCGCCGAGAAGGCCCTGGCGAAGACCATGGGCCGCGTCGGCCTGTGCACCGCCGAGAGCTACATCGGTGGCGAGTTCTTCGAGCCGAACTACCTCGACACCGGCGACGACGTGCTCGCGCGGATCTTCCCGCACATGCAGGCACCGGTCGGCGGCGTCGGCTTCGCGCGCATCGCCCAGGCGGCGACGGACTGGCACGAGCGTGCCCGCACGGTGGCGTCCGAGGGCCAGGTCCCGCTGCTCGGCCTGTTCAAGGAACGCTCCGACGGCGCCGGCCACTCGTTCGGCGTCGCGAGCGTCCGCGGGTTCGGCGGCATGACCGAGGAGCGCCCGGCCTTCGAACGCTCCGGCGACTCCGACGCGCTGCGCCTGCTCACGCTCGGCCAGCTCGACGACTCGTTCGGCATCACCGACGCCGCGTACCGGAACACCGGGTACGACCGGCTGAGCGACGCCGAGATCGACGCGCACCGCATCACGCCGGGCTACGTCACGTTCCTGCAGACGACCCACGACGAGCGGTCCCGCCGCCCCGCCGCGCTCCGCGACGTGCTCGCGCTGCCCGCGGACGTCACCGGGATCGACACCGCCGAGGACTTCGCCCGCGAGCTCGGCCGCTTCTCGACGAGCGGCAACGCCAGCGTCACCGTGCGCGGGCTCTCCGGCTCGCGTCCGTCGGACGACCAGGACCTGCCGGGAGGCACGGAGCGGTTCCGCCTGGAACTCACGTCGACGGGGACCACGGGTGCACTGCGCCACGCGGCCCTGGCGGACGGCCTCGCGCTGCTCCACCCCGGACAGATCGACGTCGACGCCGTCGACGACACCGGGGTGACGCTCCGCGCCACCGGTGCGGCCGTCGCCCTGCTCGCACTGCTGCAGAGCGCCCCGGCGAGCGTCGAGCTCGACGAGGTGCAGCCGGCCCACGAGATCACCCGGACCCTGGCGTCCGGCGCGATGAGCCACGGCGCGCTCGTCGCCACCGCCCACGAGGCCGTCGCGCACGGCACGAACATGGTCGGTGGCATGTCGAACAGCGGTGAGGGCGGCGAGCACCACTCCCGCTACGGCACCATCCGCGGCTCGCGCATCAAGCAGTTCGCCTCGGGCCGGTTCGGCATCTGGGCCGGCTACCTCGCCGACCCCATGCTCGAGGAGCTCGAGATCAAGATCGGCCAGGGCGCGAAGCCCGGCGAGGGTGGCCAGCTGCCCGCACCCAAGGTCACGGTGGACATCGCTGCGGCCCGGGGTGGCACGCCCGGCGTCGAGCTGATCTCGCCGCCGCCGCACCACGACACGTACTCGATCGAGGACCTCGCGCAGCTCATCCACGACTGCAAGGCCGCCCGCGTCCGGGTGATCGTGAAGCTCGTCTCGTCCGAGGGCATCGGCACCATCGCGGTCGGCGTCGCGAAGGCCGGTGCCGACGTGATCAACGTCGCGGGCAACACCGGCGGCACCGGCGCCGCGGCCGTCACCAGCCTGAAGTACGCCGGGCGCTCCGCGGAGATCGGTGTCGCCGAGGTGCACCAGGCCCTGGTCGCGAACGGCCTGCGCCAGAAGGTCACGCTCCGCTGCTCGGGTGCGCACCAGACCGGCAGCGACGTCGTCACGAGCGCCCTGCTCGGCGGCGACAGCTTCGAGTTCGGCACGACCGCGCTCATGATGCTCGGCTGCGTGATGGCGAAGAACTGCAACGTGAAGTGCCCGGCGGGCCTGACCACGAACGCCGAGGCGTTCGAGGGCGACCCCCGCGCGCTCGCGCAGTACCTGCTCAACATCGCCCACGACGTGCGGCAGATCCTGGCCCGTCTCGGCCTGCGCTCCCTGCGCGAGGCCCGCGGCCGGACCGACCTGCTCCAGCTCCTGGACCACCCGGCGAGCGTCGGCCGGCTCGACGCCCGTGCCCTGCTCGCCCAGGTGCCCGAGAAGATCGTCGCGGACCCGGAGTACCTGGAGAAGGACTTCCACACCGACGACGCCCTGCTCGAGCGCGTCCGCACCGCCCTCGTCGACCACGCGCAGGAGCACGTGCTCGTGCACGGCGTGCTGCTCGGCAACGCCGACAAGTCGGTCGGTGGCCAGCTCGGCATCGACCTCGAGCGTCTGCTCAACCACGAGCTCCGCGCCGAGGACGTGCAGGGCCTGCCCGCCGTGACGACGGACGACCGCGGACGCCGCCGACTGGTGGACGGCGCGGTCACGATCCGCACGCAGGGATCGGCCGGGCAGTCCTACGGCGTCTTCAACAACGACGGCGTCGTGCTCGAGCACACCGGCACCGCGAACGACGGTGTCGGCAAGAGCCAGAGCGGCGGACGGATCATCGTCCGCGCCCCCGGTGGCGGCAGCGCCGCACAGGGCGGCAACGTCCTGGTCGGCAACTTCGCGCTGTTCGGGGCCACCGGCGGCCGCACCTTCGTCGAGGGCGAGGCCGGCGACCGGTTCGCCGTCCGCAACTCCGGCGCGACCGCCGTCGTCGAGGGCCTCGGCGACTTCGGCTGCGAGTACATGACCGGCGGCGCCGTGTTCAACCTCGGCGCGTTCGGCAAGGGCCTCGGCAACGGCATGTCCGGCGGGTTCCTGTACCAGTACGACCCCTCCGGCCAGGTCGCCGAGCGTGCCAGCACGGACTCGCTCCTGGTGTTCCCGGTCACCGACACCGAGCGCGGTGCGTTCCACGAGGCCGCCGCCCGCCTGCTGCTCGAGTGGCACCTCGAGGCGACGGGTTCGGCCCTGGCCGACCGGCTGCTCGCCGAGTGGGACACCGCCCGTGCGCACGTGTACGTCGGCATGCCGCGTGCCCTGCTGCTCACGCAGGACGCCGGCGAGATCCTCGCGGCGGCGACCCGGCCCGAGCTCCTCGACGAGCTCGCGACCTCGATCGCCACCGACAAGCTCCGCGCGTTCAAGCTCGACTACCGCGACCAGCGCACGGTGCTCGACGGCCGCGCCCCGGCGCTCGGCGACCAGGGCGAGGACATGTTCTCGCTGCTGTCGTCGTACACGGTGCTCGGGGTCGCCCAGGACGTCGCCCTCGAGCGCGTCCCGGGTGCGCGCGGCGCCGCCGACCCGCGGGTCGCCGAGGCCGTCAAGAACCTCGTGCTCACCGAGGACTTCTCCGTCAAGCAGCGCGTCGTGAAGTACCTGCGCGGCACGCTCGACCGGTTCGCCGACGACCAGCTCGCCACGCTCATCGCGATCAAGCGGCTCGACGACTACAAGCGCGCGCTCACGCAGCGGAACAACCGCAGCATGGACGCGCCGGGCACCACGGGGTGGATCATGCACCAGAACGCCAAGAACGACGGCCGCGTCCGCGAGGCCCGCTTCGACGAGCTGCTCGCCACCGCGGCGCTCGAGGACATCGCCCGCCGGGCACCGCAGGCGCCGACCGAGGCGGTGACCGCGTGA
- a CDS encoding sulfite reductase subunit alpha: MSLLPPTGSLIPVDAPFSAAQESWLAGFIAGIAAAGKKVAASAPTTTIDVLFGTQTGNAEFLADELVAGAKARGLGGRASALDAVTPEQLAEMSHVLVVTSTYGEGEMPDNAGLFWDAIQASTVPRLEGLQYAVLGLGDTSYDEFCQAGKLLDTRFEQLGATRIHDRVDCDVDFEDPAALWTAAVLDRLAAEAGATAAPGATTGGGAGDGAGATGGAGASRASRPGSQWNKRNPYPSRLVENRLLSSPRSAKEIRHYEFDLGDSGIEYAAGDALAVVPINDEVFVADLLEQVGANGGEAFDGRPITEVLRTDREIRTPSKDLIADLVQRAPSSELAAVVAHGDKHELDRWLWGRDVLDLLRDAGPAAPGLDELLPNLRPLQARQYSISSSPLAHPDRIHLTIASVRYGDPHRMYAGVASTFLADRVDPDGTVDVYLQPNASFGVPADESAPMIMIGPGTGVAPFRGFLHERAVSGATGRNWLFFGDQHRDTDFVYQDELTELQEQGVLDRLDLAFSRDQAEKVYVQTRMLERSAELFAWLEDGGHVYVCGDASRMAKDVEAALLQVIRTGRGRGEDDAQAYLADMRRAKRYVRDVY, translated from the coding sequence GTGAGTCTGCTCCCCCCGACCGGGTCGCTGATCCCCGTCGACGCACCGTTCTCGGCCGCCCAGGAGTCCTGGCTCGCCGGGTTCATCGCGGGCATCGCCGCCGCCGGCAAGAAGGTCGCGGCCAGCGCACCCACGACGACGATCGACGTGCTCTTCGGCACCCAGACCGGCAACGCCGAGTTCCTGGCCGACGAGCTCGTTGCCGGCGCGAAGGCCCGCGGACTCGGCGGTCGTGCCAGTGCGCTCGACGCCGTCACCCCCGAGCAGCTCGCCGAGATGTCGCACGTGCTCGTCGTCACCTCGACCTACGGCGAGGGCGAGATGCCCGACAACGCCGGGCTGTTCTGGGACGCGATCCAGGCGAGCACCGTGCCGCGGCTCGAGGGGCTGCAGTACGCCGTCCTGGGCCTCGGCGACACGAGCTACGACGAGTTCTGCCAGGCCGGCAAGCTCCTCGACACCCGGTTCGAGCAGCTCGGCGCGACCAGGATCCACGACCGCGTCGACTGCGACGTCGACTTCGAGGACCCGGCCGCGCTGTGGACCGCGGCGGTCCTCGACCGCCTCGCCGCCGAGGCCGGCGCGACGGCCGCACCCGGCGCGACCACGGGCGGTGGCGCCGGCGACGGTGCCGGCGCGACCGGCGGGGCGGGCGCGAGCCGTGCCTCCCGGCCGGGGTCGCAGTGGAACAAGCGCAACCCGTACCCGTCCCGCCTGGTCGAGAACCGGCTGCTCTCCTCGCCGCGCAGCGCGAAGGAGATCCGTCACTACGAGTTCGACCTCGGCGACTCGGGCATCGAGTACGCGGCCGGCGACGCCCTGGCGGTCGTACCGATCAACGACGAGGTCTTCGTGGCGGACCTGCTCGAGCAGGTCGGCGCCAACGGCGGCGAGGCGTTCGACGGCCGGCCGATCACCGAGGTCCTGCGGACCGACCGTGAGATCCGGACGCCCTCGAAGGACCTCATCGCCGACCTGGTGCAGCGCGCGCCGTCGAGCGAGCTCGCGGCCGTCGTGGCGCACGGCGACAAGCACGAGCTGGACCGTTGGCTCTGGGGACGCGACGTCCTCGACCTGCTCCGCGACGCCGGCCCGGCCGCCCCGGGACTCGACGAGCTGCTGCCGAACCTGCGGCCGCTGCAGGCGCGGCAGTACTCGATCTCGTCGAGCCCGCTGGCGCACCCGGACCGCATCCACCTGACCATCGCGTCGGTGCGCTACGGCGACCCGCACCGGATGTACGCCGGTGTGGCGTCGACGTTCCTGGCCGACCGGGTCGACCCGGACGGCACCGTCGACGTCTACCTGCAGCCGAACGCGTCGTTCGGGGTGCCGGCGGACGAGTCGGCCCCGATGATCATGATCGGCCCGGGCACCGGTGTCGCCCCGTTCCGCGGGTTCCTGCACGAGCGCGCGGTGTCCGGGGCGACCGGGCGCAACTGGCTGTTCTTCGGGGACCAGCACCGGGACACCGACTTCGTGTACCAGGACGAACTCACCGAGCTGCAGGAACAGGGCGTGCTCGACCGCCTCGACCTGGCGTTCTCGCGCGACCAGGCCGAGAAGGTCTACGTGCAGACGCGGATGCTCGAGCGCTCGGCGGAGCTCTTCGCCTGGCTCGAGGACGGCGGCCACGTGTACGTCTGCGGCGACGCCTCACGCATGGCGAAGGACGTCGAAGCAGCGCTGCTCCAGGTCATCCGGACCGGACGCGGGCGCGGCGAGGACGACGCGCAGGCGTACCTGGCCGACATGCGTCGCGCGAAGCGGTACGTGCGCGACGTCTACTGA